The Elephas maximus indicus isolate mEleMax1 chromosome 11, mEleMax1 primary haplotype, whole genome shotgun sequence genome contains the following window.
GAGAGcagagccaagaggagcctgcccTGAGAGGGCTGAGAGGAGTCCTGTActgccaagaggagctgagagagctgtcctgcactgaagaagggagactttgcctacaggcttcctgatcctgatcctgagttgtagcctgttacttccttcATAAACCAcctaactgtaagtatggtctgtgagttctatgtggccattgcaacagattgttgaatccagcagagaagtagagagtgccatgggagggatggctggtgtaaGAACTGTGAAAAAGTGTTGAGAGTGaagatatgtctgacctccacctcctaGGGATCAGCCTTGGCTGATCTTGATTCGCattatcccccctgaagttagacaggttctgacccTACTGGGAAAGCCCACTgcacacatagtgaccccatagggtttccaaggctgtaaacgtttacagaagcagactgccacatctttctcacacggAGCCTCTGGTTGTttcgaaccatcagcctttccattagcagtcaatGCTTTAGCCACTTTGCCACAGGGCTGCTGATGATACCACTACTACACCATTTTTACAGATATGTAGCCTTCCCCTGTAATaaaccataactgtgagtataacAGCTTTCAGTGAGTTCTGTAGATTCTTCTAGCGAATTATTAAACCTGAGCGTGGTCTTAGAAACCACTCCCCAACCTTGcaattggtgtcagaagtgaAGCAGACTCATGAAGGACTGTGCCCTCAAACCTCGAAATTTGGCTAACTCTGGGTAGTTAGCCAATCAAGTTCCTTATGGTCAAATCCAGGTAGAGGGagtcctgggtggctcaaacagttaggagattggctactaaccaaaagcttggcggttcaaatccgtccagaggtgccatggaagaaaggcctggcaatctacttccaaaacatcacaaccattaaaaaccctatggaacacagtattactctaatacacatggggtcaccatgagtgggaatcgactggatgacactttttttttaagccatgtaGAGTTGAAGGTTTCTGTTACTTGTAACCAAGCCCCTCCTGACTGATGCGTTACCATCTTCCCTTCCCCAAGTCAAGCTGCCTGACTCACAGAAACAAGTCACCTGTGAACGATATGGTTAGGGAGCCTCCTCTAGGAAGCCCTCTCTGATCTCCAGACTGATCCGGTGGCCCCTGCCGCCTGGGCTCCCTCATTCCATCCCTGACTACTTTGGATTGTCACTGTCTGGGGTCAGGTCTGTCTCTCCCACTGGACTGTGGGCCCATGAAGGCAGGGACATCACTGCCATGTCCCCAGCACCACTCAGCACAGGGCTGGGCGAGAACGGCCCAAGGTGCAGGGTCACCACCATCTGCAGGGCTCTGACTGTTCCCAGCCCAGTGCTGAGTGCTTGATGCAGGTCTGGCATTGACTCTTCACAATCCCTCTGTGAAGCCAAGACTACTATTCTTCCCTTTTCCAGATAAGGAGGCTGAGGACAACAGTGACATCATAGGATACTTCTGGAACATTTTGAGACCCTAAAATTCAAGAGGGGCAGGAATTAATCTCTTCAAGTTTCCCTGGACTGGGATGTGGGAAGCTGGCAGGGTTTGGGgagcttttttgttttgcttaataatttattttatttttgtttttcttgagaatatacacagcagaagatACCctgattcaacaatttccacacgtacaattcaatgacattgattgcattcttggagttgtgcaaatattctcatcctccttttctgagttgttcctccccaattaacataaactcactgccccctaaggttcctatctaaactttcaagttgctgttggcAATTCCATCCTATATAGATTGTTCTGAAAAGAGCCCAATGCTCAGGCAGACAATTTTTCCTAATTAATATTGTTTGGTTtacagaagacttcaggggatatttttgattcaaggtttaaagatgatctcagggcaatagtttcaagggttcatccagactccctggctccagaaagcattggggtgggggggtgtttAATCAGTATACTTTAGAATTGTTTCAcagaggaaagaaagggagagacatGAGGGAGAAAACCCGGCAAGTGGGGAGGAAAGAGAacggaagagaagaagaaagtagtAAAGGTCCTAACCCTGATACCCGGTCTtgggtatctagtgctgctataacagaaataccacaagttgatggctttaacaaagagaaatttattttctcacagtctagtaggctacaagtccaaattcagggcgtcagctcaaGGGGAACGGTTTTTCTTTCCTGTCAGCTCTGAAAGGAGGTCCTTGACATCAGTCTCCCTCTGGGCTAGAAGCTTCTCTGTAtaggaaccctgggcccaaaggacacgctccgctCCCGACACTGCCTTCTTGGTCATATGaagtccccctctctctctgctggcttctctcttttatatctcaaaagggattggtttaagatactatctaatcttgtagatctcatcaatgtaattgccattaatccatcttattaatatCATaacgataggatttacaacacatagggaaattacagcagatgacaaaatggtagacgataataaaatactgggaatcatgccccagccaaattaatattcatattttggggggactcgATTCAATCCTGACATACCCATCAGTCTCTGAGTTCAACAAGTAGCCCCACCATCCACCCAGGTGCCCAGACCCAAACTTAGGTCAGGCTTCTCTCTTCCTCACCCACAGCCAACCCAGTTGGtcctaccttcaaaatatatacaGATTTTGTTTAGTGGTTCctcaagttaaacatagaattaccacatgacccattAGTTTCACtgctgggtatatacccaaaagaattgaaaagacaTGTTTAAACAAATACTTGTGCGTGAattctcatagcagccctattcacaatagtcaaaaggtagaaacaactcccATGCCCACCAacgaatgaatgggtaaacaaatgtaATATATACgtatgttgttgttactgggtgccatcgagtcagtttttgactcatagtgaccccatgtgacagagtagaactgcccccacagggtttcctaggtgagtaggaatcaactcaacagcaatgggttttgggttttttggaatatttacgggagcagatcaccaggtctttctcccacagaactgctgggggaggggggtgttcaaaataccagcctttcagttagcaaccaaccatttaaccattgcaccaccagggctccttccatatatacatataaaaaccaaatccattgccatggagtcgattccttccgactcatagccaccctataggacagagtagagccacccccacagggtttccaaggctgtaatctttaaggaagcaggctaccacatctttctcccccagagcagctggagggtttgtactgccgacttttggttagtagccgagcgcttaaccactgcggcaccagagctcctgtatatacatataatgggcTATTATTTAGCCgtaaaggaatgaagtcctgacaaATGCTACAAGgtggaggaaccttgaaaacattatactgagtgaaaaacaccaaatgcaaaatgacacacactgtatgatcccacttacatgaagtgTCTGGAGTAGGCAaatcacagagacagaaagcagattagccATTGCCAGGTATTGGGGGTAAGGTGGGAAGCAAATGTTTAATGggtacagttttgttttgtttttaatgttctgTTTTACAATGCAAACTGTTTAAGAGCCGGAACTcaccaggactgccttgttttccggGCCTCACaagctttctgcctttgacaggatgcagtcttaaccacttttctatcgctcgttttagtgggaaatatttgagttttccttctctgacaggtttccaccttacacaggtacTGACTTTTGCAAGTTTTACTGTAGATAGTGATGGGTGCGCTACTTTTTGTACGTAAAtcccactgaattgttcactttaaagtGGTTAAAACGGTAAGTTTTATATTATATGCATTTTAAcacaataaacacacatatatgcatattttgACAACTTTCCCCCTCCCCAGCCACCACCCTGGTCCAGCCACCTTCCTACCTCATCTGAACCTAACAATGGTCTCTTTTCTCAGTGGCCTCTCGGCTTCCACCCCGGCCCCCACAGTCCATTTCCCACATGGCCGCCAGAGGGCGCCTGTGAAAACCTAAGTcagctccctcccttcctctgctCAGAGCCCTTCAGTAGTTCCTGTCTCAGAGTGTAAGCCAAATTCCTCACTGTGACCCAAGAAGCCCTACACGATCTGGATCTGCCCCGTATCTCTCTTGCCTCCCCTCCTCCCACTCTTCCCCTCACccgctctgctccagccacactggcctctttgCTGTCCTTCGAACAAGCCACACACCACCAGCCACAGGGCCTTAGCACTGGCtctgccctctgcctggaatgctttcCCTCCAGGTAACTGCACGGCTCCCCACCCTCCACCTCCTTCAGACTCCTACTCAAGTGTCCCATCCCTGACCACCCTATACAAAATAGTAATCAGCCCCCTTGCTCCCTATCACCTTTTCCcacttccttttctcctttgtgattactaCTATTGACAtatacaagcaaacaaaaaccagttgccgtccagtcaattccaactcgatctgacgttgttgtgtgctgttgtttCCAActtcatagggaccccatatgacaaagtagagctgcctcatatggtttttttggctgtaatctttattcttttacttatttttagtgaaaatatacacagcaaaacctgctcctattccacagtttctagacacaatgatcagtgacattggttacattcttcacgttgtgtcaacattctccttattTCTGTTGTAGTGGTTTCACTTCCATTTCCTTAATCCCCTGCCCTTCAAACTTCTCATATGTGCTTTAAAATACCTGTTGACCCTTtagtcttatgttgttgttgttatcgggtgccatcgagttggttccaactcatagactgGATTCTTTACTGGCtataatctctaaggaagcagatggccaggtctttctccctcaaagccactgggtgggtttgaacagccaacattccagttagcagcagagcatttaacccttgcgtcaccagggctccttcaatctgacatgctgctgttgctgttgggtgccgtcaagtcagttccaactcatagcggccctatgcacaacagaatgaaacactgcccggtcctgagccatccttacaatcgttgttatgcttgagcccattgttgcagccctgtgtcaatccacctcgttgagggtcttcctcttttccactgaccctctgctttgccaaacgtgatgtccttctccagggactgatccctcctgacaatgtgtccaaagtatataagatgcagtctcgccatccttgcttctaaggagcattttggttgtacttcttctaagacagatttgttccttcttttggcagtccatggtgtattcaatattcttcgccaacaccacaattcaaaggcatcagttcttcttcggtcttctttattcactgtccagctttcacatggatatgatgcgattgaaaataccatggcttgggtcaggtacaccttagtcttcaaggtgacatctttacttttcaactctttaaagaggtcctttgcagcggatttgcccaatgcaatgtgtatttttgatttcttgactgctgctttcatgggtgttgattgtggatccaagtaaaatgaaatccttgacaacttcaatcttttctctatttatcatgatgttgcttattggtccagttacaaggatttttgttttatattgaggtgcaatccatactaaaggctgtggtctttgatcttcatttagttaagtgcttcaagttctcttcactttcagcaagcaaggttgtgtcatctgcataatgcaggttgtcaatgagtcttcctccaatcctgatgccccattcttcttcacgtagttcagcttctcagattatttgctcagcatacagattgaataggtatggtgaaaggatacaaccctgacgcacaccttgcctgactttaaaccactcagtatccccttgttctgtccgaacaactgcctcttgatgtaggtacaggttcctcatgagcacaatgaagtattctagaattcccatttgtcgcaatgttatccataatttgttatgatccacacagtcgaatgcctttgcatagtcaataaaatacaggtaaacatccttctggtattctctgctttcagccaggatccatctgacatcagcaatgatatccctggttccacatcctcttctgaaatcggcctgaatttctgacagttccctgtcaatatactgctgcaaccacttttgaataaccttcagcaaaattttgcttgcatgtgatgttaatgatattgttcaataatttctgcattcagttggatcacctttcttgggaataggcataaatatatggatctcttccagttggttggccaggaagctgtcttccatacttcttgacCTAGATGAGCgaacacttccagggctgcatccattggttgaaacatctcaattgatattccatcaattcctggagccttgctttttgccagtgccttcagtgcagcttggacttcttccttcggtaccattggttcctgatcatatgccacctcttgaaatggttgaacgtcaactaattctttttggtataatgactctgtgtattccttccatcttcttttgatgcttcctgcgtcatttaatattttccccatagaatccttcactgttgcaactcaaggcttgaatgttttcttcagttctttcagcttgagaaacgccaagcatgttcttcctttttggctttctatctccagctctttgcacacgtcattataatactttactttgtcttttcgagccacccttcgaaatcttctgttcaattcttatacttcatcgtttcttccttttgctttagctgctcgacattcaagtttcagagtctcttctgacatccatccattttggtcttttctttctttcctgtctttccaatgacctcttgcttttttcgtatatgatgtccttaatgtcattccacagcttgtctggtcttcggccatTAATCTGACATAACAGGCATTTAATGTATTAAGTGTATCTCTTGTCTGTCTTCCCACTAATGTATCAGCTCCatagagggcagggatttttgcccggttttttcactgctgtatccccagtgcttaAACAAGACGTGGTGCAtagtaggtgcccaataaatGTGTGTTAAATGAAAGATTAAGCCTAGAAGAGACCGggagaaacagagaagggaagagagattGAGAAAGGGGAGGAGATAGGGGACGGGGAGATGGGCTGAGACTAGGGGAGAAGTGGAGAAGGTAGGTAGGACAGAAAGGGAGAGCAAGGTGGGGAGGTGTTGAGGGGAGGTGTGGggagagaagaaataaaggaagcatggggtgggagggaagagagCAACAGAGAGAAGATAGAGAGTAGAGAGATACAGAGTGAGAGACAGGCAGGTAGACACCACGAAGAGATTcagggagagacacagagacacaaagattGAGAGACAATAGTGAGACATCAGggagaaacaaagacacaagtaTTGAGAGACAGAGACAATACTGAGAGATACCAGGGAGAGACAGATAGATACAAGGATTGAAAGACAATACTGAGACACATcagggagagacacagagacacaaggaTCAAGAGACATCAGGGACAGAGAGACACAAGGATTGAGAGACAGACAATACTGAGAGACATCAAGGGGAGACAGAGACATAAAGATTGAGAGACAATGCTGAGAcatcagagagagacagagacacaagGACTGAGAGACAGAAACAATACTGAGAGACATCAGGGAGAGACAAAGATTCAGAGACaggaacagagagacagacacagagaaaataggagagaaatgaaggtggagaggaagacacaaagacaaggagagagacagagaggtcaTGGAGAAATAGGGCTGGAAGAAAAAAGCTGGAAAACAGAAAGAGGGCAGCTAGTGGGAACAGAGATGGAGAGgtccctccctcttaaccatttGCTGGGGTTCAGGGCTCTGAGCTGACTTATCCCTCAGGATCCAAGGTGTGGTTTTTAAAGCTCTGAGGGATGGaggaagatggagagagagagcttgTGATGCTGTTCTAAGGGCTTTAGATGACTAACTCTCAGAGCAACTCTGTAAGTACAattatcatcttcattttacaggcTCAGAGGGGTTGAGTAgcctgcccaaagtcacacagctaatgagaggaagagctaagatttgaacctgggccctttggcccccaaatcagTGCCCTTAATTACTACCGTGTTGGCTGTAAAGAGGTACTGCCTTCTGAGTTGTCCTTTAGTCTCCTATATCTACTCCctctgggtggggggagggcagtgGTGAGGGACTGGCCTATAGGAGATGAGGTAAGCAGAGTCACCGACATTCCCAGCCCTGACCATATCCACAGATATCCTGGTCTGCAGGAGGAGCTTCACTCTCCTCGGAAAGTCTCCAGTTCAATGGGGAAGGCTGGACAGAAAACCAGCTTCCCACATGCCAGGCCCCAGGCCCTGCCCAGAGCCAACCCTCAGTCTGCCTGGTGAGAAAATGGACCAACTACCTCTGACTCCTTCAGCTGGACGAGCAGCACTGCAGGTCCGAGAGGTTGTAGGAATCTTCAAAGGCAGCACGGGGCTTTGATAATCTCCTCTGTGGTTTTGAGGCAGGCAGAGCAGTCGGACCACCACCCCTGACCACGCTCATCCCTCTGACTCCAGGAAGAAGGGAGAATCTTTCCCTCTCAGTAGCATCCTGACAAAGATTCCTGGAGGTGCAACAGTTAGGTGCTCGACTACTACCAGAAAAGTTAGTGATTCTGACCCACCCGGCCGCtaggctctgaaggagaaagatctggagatctccttccataaagattacagcctaaaacaccctatggggcagttctactctgtcatatacggtcactatgagtgggaatcgactcaatggcacctgacaactgCATCCTGAGAGGTCGGAGAGATAGCCTGGGTCCTGGACATCATAATTACAATAGCAACTCTCAGAACCCCAGTTCTTGTGCAAAATCATCCCATTTCTCCCTTCTCCTGTGTTGTGAGATGAGGGCAGGCCTTTTATCTCTGTCCAGAAAGGCTCTTGTCCTCTACCCCAAGCACACACACAACTGGGAAGTCGTTCACACTGTCTGACCTTCAACTGCCCTACTGCAGATAAGTCTCTTCTCCCCACACCAACCCAAAAACTACCGGGAAGCAAAAGACGAAGGAAACGGTTCCCCTAGGGAAGGGGACAAGACTGCACCGCCTAACCAGAGAGATACAAAGATTAAACCCTAGAAAGGACTTCCGCTCAAAAACTTAAGACACCTCTCCAAAAACCACGACATGCACCAGAGGCAGGTGGGGCTGCACTTTATTGCAAATAGATAGGGTGACtgagggagaaggggagggggcGGTGGCTGTGAGCTCTGTGCTCAATCCTACGAAGTGATGGTCAGAGAACAGAAGACAGGGAGTAGAGGACAGGTCTGCGAGATGGTGAGGACCCGGCCTGACAGCGGAGCTCCCAGGGGCGGGGCCGCGAAGCCCCCGACTCCATTCTTCAGGATGACGGCTCCGCAGACACTGTGCGATGCCATTAAGAGGGAACCGGGGTCCATCCGGGTACGACGCATCTCAAGGGCCGGTGGTTCGGACCGGGTGGGGGTGGAGGATTACCGGGTCCTCAACTCCGCGGCCTCCGGCATCTCTCCGGGCGTCAGGTGGCTCGGGCGGTGGCTGAGCCgctgtggcggcggcggcggcggctctgCGGGGGCTGAAGCTGCGGTCGCGGCCCGCCGGGGGCCCCCAAGGCGCAGGAGGCGGCGACAGGCGCCGGAGCGGGCGGCGCGCCGGGGCGGGCGGCGCACGGGGCGGGCGCGCTGGGCGGCTGGCCGGCGGGGGCCGCGGGTGGCCGCGTGGGCACCCAGATGAGGCCGTAGTAGACGGCGAGCAGCACGGCAGCCAGCGACACGCAGATGAAGTAAGCGCAGACAGGAGCCAGGCGCAGCCAGCGGCCCCGCGGGCCCTCGCTCAGCCCGGCGCTGCCAGGGCTCTCGCCGCCGCCGCCCACGCAGCTCGTGCCCCGCATCCCCGCAGCCCACTCGGCCCGGAGCCACGGCCCGCAAGGCCCCGCCCCTCCGCGCCCGCCTGCCCCCTCCCAGGCCCACGCCCGCACCCAAGGGCCGCCCCCGCCTTCTAAAACTCCCCCTCCAGCTCCGCCCCCACCGCATGGCCACGCCCCTGCAGGGCGGGCCTCCTCCTGCCCCTGATCCCGCCCCCTGCCCATGCTGACCAACCACAGCACCCTAACCACGCCCCTTTGGGTTCTGGCCCCGCCCCAGAACTTCaagatctttttttcttcccaaggGCAGGTCTTGGCCCTCATGCCCAGCCACCCAGCTCCAGCCATGCTCCAGAGttacacccaaaaaccaaaaccaaacccactgcctggaGATGATGCCCCCCCACACACAATGCTACAGGTTATAGCAGAACTGACCCACACGGTTTCCGaggttgtcatctttacagaggcagactcccacatctttctcccatagagcggaTGGTGAGTTCAAAACACCaactttgcagttagcagccgagtgcttcaccaccactgccaccaggacTGCTTGTGTTACACCCCAAAACACCAAACCGTTGCTGTCccgtcaattttgactcctagccaccctatagcacagaaaaaaactgccccatagggtttccaaggaatgcctgacgGATTCGCCCCCACCTTTTTGTTTGCAgcctttagcagccaagttcttaaccactagccaccctACCACTACTACTACTCGTTGCCATCCAACCCATgcggactcataatgaccctaactAAAAAAAGTGACCCTAACTAGCCACCcgaaaaaaccaccaaacccactgccatagagtcaattgactcatggcgaccctacaggaaagagcagagctgccccggtagagttttcaaggagctcctggtggatttgaactcgaccttttggttagcagctgtagcacttaaccagccaCCCAGGGCTCTAAAATTAGAGACCCGCCCCATAGCTTACTTAGCTCCGCCCTTTGCTGACCtactccctgccccaccccctttCTGACAAGTACTCCATCCAGGCATCTAGCTCCATCtcctccccaacccccacccccccgcctcaGGACTCCGTTGGCTCTCAGACCCTTAGATGCAGCCGTGTCCGAGTTCCAATCCCCCTTAAAACGTCATTTGACTCCCAGCCTCCATCCAACTCTGGCCTCACTCATCTCTAGCCCAGGCTCCACCCCTTTTACTCCTCACTCACTCGGTCCCAGCACTGCACTGACAACGCCCTCCGCCTGTGGCCCCGACCCATTCCAGTGTAAAAAACTCCCACCTGAACCCGATCTTTACGTATAAGCCCTGCCCCACAAACCTAACTCCGCCTTCCAGAATTCTGGCCCCGCCCAGGCACCCAAGCCACGACCCTCGCAGGACCTGCCTCCTCCTCCCGCTACCTTCAGCCGCCGTTTCCGGTGTCCAGAAGTCCAAACTCCTGCCGCCCAGAGGCCCCAGCTTCGTCCCACATCCCAACCACGCCCCTTCCCCCAGCTCCTGCCCCCCACACCCACAAAGTTTCGCTC
Protein-coding sequences here:
- the INAFM1 gene encoding putative transmembrane protein INAFM1 — encoded protein: MRGTSCVGGGGESPGSAGLSEGPRGRWLRLAPVCAYFICVSLAAVLLAVYYGLIWVPTRPPAAPAGQPPSAPAPCAARPGAPPAPAPVAASCALGAPGGPRPQLQPPQSRRRRRHSGSATARAT